One window from the genome of Cherax quadricarinatus isolate ZL_2023a chromosome 85, ASM3850222v1, whole genome shotgun sequence encodes:
- the LOC128703171 gene encoding uncharacterized protein, which translates to MMSSKFFYLVVILVIGVSGDVPYTSCDTDCVKEVLQVLSETQAATEDYCVLNCTEKDPGEKIPDPTNCRRYYVCLENGHPSDIPFTCDDDQKFDNVSSDCHEAGSATCGVCAPKCLYSCPSPGVTAVIADPNDCAQYYLCGVSEDPIHIPCPADNYFDGTECQADKSQCCDPCIVYCTDAYTEIADPTNCQNFYYCPEANYYPESDNLHTCPEGEKFSATTGECDGTADCVQPCASPTN; encoded by the exons ATGATGTCGTCCAAGTTCTTTTACCTCGTTGTTATACTG GTTATCGGTGTGTCAGGCGATGTTCCTTACACCAGCTGTGACACAGACTGTGTCAAGGAAGTCCTGCAAGTTTTGAGTGAGACACAAGCGGCGACTGAGGATTACTGTGTCCTTAACTGTACTGAGAAAGATCCCGGTGAAAAAATTCCTGATCCTACTAACTGCCGTAGGTATTACGTTTGCTTGGAAAATGGACATCCGAGTGATATTCCATTCACCTGCGACGATGACCAAAAATTTGATAATGTATCTTCCGATTGTCATGAAGCGGGCTCCGCTACTTGTGGAGTATGTGCACCAAAATGTCTTTATTCATGTCCAAGTCCTGGCGTAACTGCCGTAATTGCGGATCCGAACGACTGTGCCCAGTACTACCTGTGTGGAGTAAGTGAGGATCCTATTCACATTCCTTGTCccgcagacaattactttgatggcACAGAATGCCAGGCAGACAAGTCTCAGTGTTGTGATCCGTGTATAGTCTATTGTACAGATGCCTACACTGAGATCGCTGATCCAACAAATTGCCAGAATTTTTACTACTGTCCAGAAGCAAATTATTATCCCGAGAGtgataatttacacacatgtcCGGAGGGAGAAAAATTTTCTGCTACAACAGGCGAATGTGATGGAACAGCTGACTGCGTGCAGCCATGCGCCTCTCCTACTAACTGA
- the LOC128703172 gene encoding peritrophin-48-like has translation MMSSKFFYLVVILVIGVSGDVPYTSCDTDCVKEVLQAVSETQAATEDYCVLDCTGKDPGAKIPDPTNCRNYYVCLANGHPSDVSFPCPGDQKFDVTQGCIDADSASCGVCAPKCLYSCPSPGVTAVIADPNDCTQYYLCGVGDTPIHLTCATDTYFDGTDCQADNSRCCDPCIVYCTDAYTQIADPTNCQNFYYCPEANYYPESDNLHTCPNGENFSGTEGECDGTADCVQPCASPTN, from the exons ATGATGTCGTCCAAGTTCTTTTACCTCGTTGTTATACTG GTTATCGGTGTGTCAGGCGATGTTCCTTACACGAGCTGTGACACAGACTGTGTCAAGGAAGTTCTGCAAGCTGTGAGTGAGACACAAGCGGCGACTGAGGATTACTGTGTCCTTGACTGTACTGGGAAAGATCCCGGTGCTAAAATTCCTGATCCTACTAACTGCCGTAATTATTACGTTTGCTTGGCCAACGGACATCCGAGTGATGTTTCGTTCCCTTGCCCCGGCGACCAAAAATTTGATGTAACTCAAGGTTGTATTGATGCGGACTCCGCTAGTTGTGGAGTATGTGCACCAAAATGTCTTTATTCATGTCCAAGTCCTGGCGTAACTGCCGTAATTGCGGATCCGAACGACTGCACCCAGTACTACCTGTGTGGAGTAGGTGATACTCCTATTCATCTTACTTGTGCCACAGACACTTACTTTGATGGCACAGACTGCCAGGCAGACAATTCTCGGTGTTGTGATCCGTGTATAGTCTATTGTACAGATGCCTACACTCAGATCGCTGATCCAACAAATTGCCAGAATTTTTACTACTGTCCAGAAGCAAATTATTATCCCGAGAGtgataatttacacacatgtcCGAATGGAGAAAATTTTTCTGGTACAGAAGGTGAATGTGATGGAACAGCTGACTGCGTGCAGCCATGCGCCTCTCCTACTAACTGA